TCCTGCTGCTCGTCCTGAGCGGCGTGCTGCTGCTGCTCACCTCTGCGGTCCGCGCCCGTGGGGACGCGCAGCGGCGGCTCGCCGAGCAGGAGACCATCAGCGAGGCCGAGCGGGCCCGCCGCACCCTCCTTGAGGAGCGGGCCAGGATCGCGCGCGAGCTGCACGACGTCGTCGCCCATCACATGTCCGTGATCACCGTGCAGGCGGACTCGGCGCCGTACCGCATCCCCGAGCTCCCGGACGCGGCCCGCGAGGAGTTCACCTCGATCGCGGCGAGCGCGCGGGAGTCGCTGGCCGAGATGCGCCGTCTCCTCTCCGTCCTCCGCAGTGACGGCAGCGAGGGCGAGCGCGCCCCGCAGCCGGGCCTCGACCGGGTCCAGCAGCTCGTCGAGGCGACCGTACGCGCGGGCGTGCCGGCCGAGCTGCGGCTCGCCGCCGACCTCGGGGACCTGCCGCAGGCCGTGGACCTGTCCGCGTACCGGATCGTGCAGGAGGCCCTGGCGAATGTGGTGCGGCACGCGCCGGGGGCCTCGACCCGTGTCTCCGTACGGGCCGATGACGGGTGGCTGACCGTTCTCGTCGTCAACGGGCCGTCCCTGGAGGAGCGTTCCGCCGTGGAGCGGGGCGCCCTCGGCACCGGGCACGGGCTCGTCGGCATGCGGGAACGC
This is a stretch of genomic DNA from Streptomyces sp. R44. It encodes these proteins:
- a CDS encoding sensor histidine kinase, giving the protein MFQGLGGALTTPTTPGAPLLAGASKRWVRLLPYVVALAFSAALLPSTVLLLINDYGVNGALAGALGTAQAAPLLLAVTRPLQAWWIVFAADVLGALVLLGSDGAHAEMWPWTPPVVIGYCALMVALGLRESRRALFGVWLATGVAGFVLEAFRPAGQTSLHVLLLVLSGVLLLLTSAVRARGDAQRRLAEQETISEAERARRTLLEERARIARELHDVVAHHMSVITVQADSAPYRIPELPDAAREEFTSIAASARESLAEMRRLLSVLRSDGSEGERAPQPGLDRVQQLVEATVRAGVPAELRLAADLGDLPQAVDLSAYRIVQEALANVVRHAPGASTRVSVRADDGWLTVLVVNGPSLEERSAVERGALGTGHGLVGMRERVRLTGGSLDTGPLPDGGFRVAARLPLRTKDTE